From Enterococcus mundtii, the proteins below share one genomic window:
- the tsf gene encoding translation elongation factor Ts codes for MADVTAKMVKELRDMTGVGMMDAKKALVEVEGDIEKAVDLLREKGMAKAAKKNDRIAAEGLASVAVKGNTAAIVEVNSETDFVSKNEMFQDLVKEIAELVAENKPADMDAAMKIKTSKGTVESDLIEATQVIGEKISFRRFEVIEKDDNAAFGGYLHMGGRIAVLAVLEGTTDEAVARDVAMHVAAINPRYVNETQIPEAELDHERTVLTEQALNEGKPANIVEKMVEGRLNKFKAEIALVDQPFVKDPDMTVEKFVASKGATVKSFVRFEVGEGIEKREDNFVEEVMNQVKK; via the coding sequence ATGGCAGACGTTACAGCTAAAATGGTAAAAGAACTACGCGACATGACTGGCGTAGGTATGATGGATGCGAAAAAAGCATTGGTTGAAGTTGAAGGTGACATCGAAAAAGCAGTAGATCTTTTACGTGAAAAAGGAATGGCTAAAGCTGCGAAGAAAAACGATCGTATCGCCGCTGAAGGTCTTGCTTCAGTTGCAGTGAAAGGTAATACTGCAGCAATCGTTGAAGTCAACTCAGAAACAGACTTCGTTTCTAAAAACGAAATGTTCCAAGACTTAGTAAAAGAAATCGCTGAACTAGTTGCTGAAAACAAACCAGCTGACATGGACGCAGCAATGAAAATCAAAACATCAAAAGGAACAGTTGAATCTGACTTGATCGAAGCAACACAAGTTATTGGTGAAAAAATCAGCTTCCGTCGTTTTGAAGTAATCGAAAAAGATGACAACGCTGCATTTGGCGGTTACCTACACATGGGTGGACGTATTGCTGTATTAGCTGTTTTAGAAGGTACAACTGACGAAGCAGTAGCTAGAGACGTAGCGATGCACGTAGCAGCGATCAACCCTCGTTATGTAAACGAAACACAAATCCCTGAAGCTGAATTAGATCACGAACGTACAGTCTTGACTGAACAAGCATTGAACGAAGGCAAACCAGCGAACATCGTTGAAAAAATGGTTGAAGGACGCTTAAACAAATTTAAAGCTGAAATCGCATTGGTTGACCAACCATTCGTTAAAGATCCTGATATGACTGTTGAAAAATTTGTTGCTTCTAAAGGCGCAACTGTGAAATCATTTGTCCGCTTTGAAGTCGGCGAAGGTATCGAAAAACGCGAAGATAACTTTGTAGAAGAAGTAATGAACCAAGTGAAAAAATAA
- a CDS encoding arginine repressor — protein sequence MRKTERHLLIKQIIEDYTIRTQDEMLAKLTEMGVSATQATISRDIRDLKIVKAPDENGVSHFVLFKEKETAESKSEDEKRLIQMIEDIVLKVERVHFLTIVHTLPDNAPLFAAVLDEIKPPHIVSTIAGFDTTIIISKDDEDAQLVENFLHHPTTATIF from the coding sequence ATGCGAAAAACTGAGCGACACTTGTTGATTAAACAAATCATTGAAGATTATACGATCCGTACACAAGATGAAATGTTAGCTAAACTGACTGAAATGGGTGTATCTGCGACTCAAGCGACGATTTCAAGAGATATACGTGACTTAAAAATCGTCAAGGCGCCTGATGAAAATGGTGTTTCCCATTTTGTCCTGTTCAAAGAAAAGGAGACAGCTGAATCAAAGAGCGAAGATGAAAAACGTTTGATCCAGATGATTGAAGATATCGTGTTAAAAGTGGAACGAGTTCATTTTTTGACTATCGTCCATACCTTACCAGATAATGCCCCGTTGTTTGCTGCTGTATTAGATGAAATCAAACCGCCACATATCGTCAGTACCATCGCTGGTTTCGATACAACGATCATTATTTCAAAAGATGATGAAGATGCGCAGTTAGTTGAAAACTTCTTGCAT
- the rpsB gene encoding 30S ribosomal protein S2: MAVISMKQLLEAGVHFGHQTRRWNPKMKKYIFTERNGIYIIDLQKTVKLVDAAYDYMKSVAEEGGVALFVGTKKQAQEAIKDEATRAGQYFVNHRWLGGTLTNWDTIQKRIARLKQINAMEEDGTFAVLPKKEVAGLNKQRERLEKFLGGIADMPRIPDVMYIVDPRKERIAVQEAHKLNIPIVAMVDTNCDPDEIDVVIPSNDDAIRAVKLITSKMADAFIEGNQGEDQVVEEDFSAENTATSIEEIVDVVEGDNSSAE; encoded by the coding sequence ATGGCAGTAATTTCAATGAAACAATTACTAGAAGCCGGCGTACACTTTGGTCACCAAACTCGTCGCTGGAACCCAAAAATGAAGAAATACATCTTCACAGAAAGAAACGGAATCTACATTATTGACTTGCAAAAAACAGTTAAATTAGTAGATGCAGCTTACGATTACATGAAGAGCGTAGCAGAAGAAGGCGGCGTTGCTTTATTCGTAGGTACGAAAAAACAAGCACAAGAAGCAATCAAAGATGAAGCTACTCGTGCTGGACAATACTTTGTAAACCACCGTTGGTTAGGTGGAACATTGACAAACTGGGATACGATCCAAAAACGTATCGCTCGTTTGAAACAAATCAATGCAATGGAAGAAGATGGAACTTTTGCAGTTCTACCTAAAAAAGAAGTTGCTGGTTTGAACAAACAACGTGAACGTCTTGAAAAATTCTTAGGTGGTATCGCTGATATGCCAAGAATCCCAGATGTAATGTACATCGTTGACCCACGTAAAGAACGCATTGCCGTTCAAGAAGCACACAAATTGAATATCCCAATCGTAGCAATGGTTGATACAAACTGTGATCCAGATGAGATCGACGTAGTTATCCCATCAAACGACGACGCAATCCGTGCCGTTAAATTGATTACTTCAAAAATGGCTGATGCTTTCATCGAAGGAAATCAAGGGGAAGATCAAGTAGTTGAAGAAGATTTTTCAGCAGAAAACACAGCGACTTCAATCGAAGAAATCGTTGATGTTGTTGAAGGCGACAACTCTTCAGCAGAATAA